One window of Pseudomonas sp. FP198 genomic DNA carries:
- a CDS encoding DNA repair protein, with protein sequence MKRRAINPCPAALLLGLLLSPVLIGSAYGEGLEERLRTQLRSTTAQLQTLQSEQAQASVARQAAENRAKEAEAQVKRLTAELAKAQGLAEQLAGRQESLQSQAQAQVAASHEQIGKFKKAYDELLVMARGKETERARLEARLHERDTQVQQCSVKNQQMYDVAKELLHAYETIDVTDIMKIRQPFAGKARVRFEELAQGFGDDLYKNRFDAPQASITH encoded by the coding sequence ATGAAAAGGCGAGCCATCAACCCATGTCCTGCCGCGTTGCTGCTGGGCCTGCTGCTCAGTCCGGTATTGATCGGCAGCGCCTACGGCGAAGGCCTGGAAGAGCGCCTGCGCACGCAACTGCGCAGCACCACCGCCCAGTTGCAGACGTTGCAGAGCGAACAGGCCCAGGCCAGTGTCGCCCGCCAGGCGGCGGAAAACCGCGCCAAGGAAGCGGAGGCGCAGGTCAAGCGCCTGACCGCCGAGCTGGCCAAGGCGCAAGGCCTGGCCGAACAACTGGCCGGGCGCCAGGAAAGCCTGCAAAGCCAGGCCCAGGCCCAAGTCGCGGCCAGCCACGAGCAGATCGGCAAGTTCAAGAAGGCCTACGACGAGCTGCTGGTCATGGCCCGGGGCAAGGAAACCGAACGGGCCCGCCTCGAAGCCCGGTTGCATGAACGTGACACACAAGTGCAGCAATGTTCGGTCAAGAATCAGCAGATGTACGACGTCGCCAAGGAACTGCTGCACGCCTACGAAACCATCGACGTGACCGACATCATGAAGATCCGCCAGCCGTTCGCCGGCAAGGCCCGGGTACGTTTCGAAGAGTTGGCCCAGGGTTTTGGCGATGATCTCTACAAGAACCGTTTCGATGCGCCCCAGGCCTCGATCACCCATTGA